The following are encoded together in the Desulfovibrio sp. Huiquan2017 genome:
- a CDS encoding class I SAM-dependent methyltransferase, which yields MISPVISQFKGGHLLDIGCGWEARLLKMVEPVIDRGVGIDFKAPNIATEKLKTMSVTLTKNLTLDSGCFDVVTMMAVLEHLDHPFDILCEVKRVLKKVGALVGTVPSKKSKTCARISCIHSQNCK from the coding sequence CCTGTGATTTCGCAATTTAAAGGAGGCCATTTACTCGATATCGGATGTGGCTGGGAAGCTCGACTGTTAAAAATGGTTGAACCTGTTATTGATAGAGGGGTTGGGATTGATTTTAAAGCCCCCAATATTGCAACAGAGAAATTAAAAACAATGTCTGTGACATTAACTAAGAATCTAACCTTGGATAGTGGGTGTTTCGATGTTGTGACCATGATGGCTGTATTGGAGCACTTGGATCATCCATTTGATATACTCTGTGAGGTAAAGAGAGTTCTCAAAAAAGTGGGTGCCCTTGTCGGTACTGTCCCTAGTAAAAAAAGCAAAACCTGTGCTAGAATTTCTTGCATACACTCTCAAAATTGTAAGTGA